One part of the Tachysurus fulvidraco isolate hzauxx_2018 chromosome 23, HZAU_PFXX_2.0, whole genome shotgun sequence genome encodes these proteins:
- the tut4 gene encoding terminal uridylyltransferase 4 isoform X2, with the protein MDDTKSPLKSGKLSRSSGSKTSSRPQRERENAKGRNKNTAAFRVKEEEGQSGHSGGKGLGGSPQETNKSKARRLTGRTGSGERGRGRSQTQQGVRSTNLAAPPSSKEENPTNPNKTPRAMGKDRHTGEVSARRPADCAPDPEDEINLTSDQQLGLKQAEERLQRDYIHRLTKQSPDYPNFQYLCKLCSVHVDNIQGAHKHIKEKRHKKNIMEKQEENELRSLPPPSPAHLQALNSAVMEAVQEQGISEQEFQQRHVVLQSMELIIQRHLPACSLRLYGSCLTRFAFKSSDLNIDVLYPSGMTQPDVLIQVLDILKKSDEFSDVESDFHAKVPVIVCHDVSSGLLCKVSAGNDAACLTTNHLAALTELEPRLVPLVLAFRYWAKLCHVDCQAEGGIPSYSFSLMVIFFLQQRKQPILPVYLGYWIEGFDVKRVDEYHLTAIQPGHFVGWEHRPGSANEGRDNKSKNDAQKHNGQKSAEKQNQKGKTNLVLKNPEAVSLGQLWLELLRFYTLEFALEDYIISIRVKELLPRDAKNWPRRRLAIEDPFALKRNVARSLNSQMVFEYIQERLRTAYRYFARPQSRNGHAPEPDAPPPAAARPTGTRSVKTKRGENEDGANSTDDEDEEEDDEDDEDDEAGDEERLVSTGLARLLVDDEDGVRQSSSPTPSPHNGLFPDSDEEERDEGGRNVPEQDDIAPEDLHYTFDRMIFTGGKPPTVVCSICKRDGHLKDDCPEDFKKMELTPLPPMTERFREILDNLSKRCYEELSTSLGEQQRRELILASLERFIRKEYNDKAQLCLFGSSKNGFGFRDSDLDICMTLEGHDTAENLNCKEIIEGLAKVLKKHTGLRNILPITTAKVPIVKFEHKQSSLEGDISLYNTLAQHNTRMLATYAALDPRVQYLGYTMKVFAKRCDIGDASRGSLSSYAYILMVLYFLQQRQPPVIPVLQEIYDGSSVPQRMVDGWNAYFFSSLDELRWRWPEFQQNRETVGELWLGLLRFYTEEFDFKEHVISIRQRKRLTTFEKQWTSKCIAIEDPFDLNHNLGAGVSRKMTNFIMKAFINGRKLFGTPFYPKLGMEADYFFDSKVLTDGELAPNDRCCRICGKIGHYMKDCPKRRRMKKKESDKDEEVREDDREPRERRCFQCGYVGHVRRECPDYRHLRQRGAPTQVPQMVRAMVSSQAIPIPQSGTSHDRPGRIRQPSECSDTRQTPPYSPQPSTFIQSSVSPQSSQSSKPSPSSSSTPSKSSHHPSLAPSATPPQQQVHLSLFGFTPSQYMGMLSPGTWPSHPPSSGVKYPMRKGQGNGGAGHTPNPAPVNLNDPSIIFAQPAGRDGGPHWHNHHLNNPEAMVANGTVGKSAGFQAPFGSVGQVSRTLGHTGAGSISVSSSWGFRMPQTYVQQSNKPFISQGAVANQHFPLLQSGRPVNLSYIQQKK; encoded by the exons ATGGATGACACTAAAAGCCCACTGAAGTCAGGTAAACTGTCTCGTTCGTCTGGGAGCAAGACCTCATCCAGACCGCAGAGGGAGCGAGAGAACGCCAAGGGTCGCAATAAAAACACTGCAGCGTTTAgagtgaaggaggaggagggtcAGAGTGGGCATTCTGGGGGAAAGGGGCTCGGAGGAAGCCCTCAGgagacaaacaaaagcaaagcaCGCAGACTGACTGGGAGAACGGGTTCAGGGGAGAGAGGCAGGGGGAGGTCTCAGACTCAGCAGGGGGTCAGGAGCACAAACCTCGCTGCTCCACCCAGTTCCAAGGAGGAGAACCCCACCAACCCCAATAAAACTCCCAGAGCTATGGGCaaggacagacacacag GCGAGGTGTCGGCGAGGCGGCCGGCGGATTGCGCTCCCGACCCTGAAGACGAGATCAACCTGACGTCTGATCAGCAGCTGGGACTGAAACAGGCCGAGGAGAGACTGCAGAGAGACTACATCCACAGACTGACCAAG CAGTCCCCCGATTATCCAAATTTTCAGTATCTATGCAAACTCTGCTCAGTTCACGTGGACAACATCCAGGGTGCTCATAAACACATCAAAGAGAAACGGCACAAGAAGAACATCatg gagaaacaggaagaaaacGAGCTACGTTCGTTACCCCCTCCATCTCCGGCTCACCTGCAAGCGCTGAACTCTGCTGTGATGGAGGCGGTGCAGGAACAAGGGATCTCCGAGCAGGAGTTCCAGCAGAGACACGTCGTGCTGCAGAGCATGGAGCTGATCATCCAGAGACACCTAcctg CATGTTCTCTGCGTCTCTACGGTTCCTGTCTCACACGATTCGCCTTCAAGTCCAGTGACCTCAACATCGACGTGCTCTATCCCTCCGGT ATGACGCAGCCTGACGTTCTCATCCAGGTGCTGGACATCCTGAAGAAGAGCG ACGAATTCTCAGACGTGGAGTCGGACTTTCACGCCAAAGTTCCCGTCATCGTCTGTCATGATGTGTCCAG CGGGTTACTGTGTAAAGTGAGTGCAGGAAACGACGCCGCGTGTCTCACCACCAATCACCTGGCAGCGCTGACCGAGCTGGAGCCTCGTCTGGTTCCTCTGGTGCTGGCATTCCGCTACTGGGCCAAG ctgtgtCACGTGGACTGCCAGGCCGAGGGCGGGATTCCTTCCTACTCCTTTTCCCTGATGGTCATCTTTTTCCTGCAGCAAAGGAAGCAGCCCATCTTACCTGTGTATCTCGGCTACTGG attgaAGGGTTTGACGTGAAGCGTGTGGATGAGTATCACCTGACCGCCATTCAGCCGGGGCACTTTGTGGGATGGGAGCACAGACCGGGCAGCGCTAACGAGGGGCGCGACAACAAGAGCAAAAACGATGCCCAAAAACACAACGGGCAAAAATCAGCTGAGAAACAGAACCAGAAGGGcaag ACTAATCTGGTGCTGAAGAACCCGGAGGCTGTTTCTCTCGGTCAGCTGTGGTTGGAGCTGCTGCGTTTCTACACGCTGGAGTTTGCTCTGGAGGATTACATCATCAGCATCAGGGTGAAGGAGCTGCTGCCCCGAGACGCCAAGAACTGGCCACGCCGCCGCCTCGCCATCGAGG ACCCGTTTGCACTGAAAAGGAACGTAGCGCGGAGTTTGAACAGTCAGATGGTGTTTGAATACATCCAGGAGCGCTTACGCACCGCGTACCGATACTTCGCCCGCCCCCAGAGCCGTAACGGACACGCCCCCGAACCAGACGCACCACCACCTGCGGCCGCCCGGCCCACGGGAACCCGCTCCGTCAAGACCAAGAGAGGAGAGAATGAGGACGGAGCGAATAGCACcgatgatgaggatgaagaagaggacgatgaagatgatgaggatgatgaagctGGAGATGAAGAGCGGCTTGTGAGCACAGGCTTAGCCAGACTGCTCGTAGACGACGAGGACGGAGTCCGTCAGTCCTCCTCCCCGACCCCGTCCCCTCACAACGGCCTGTTCCCCGACAGCGACGAAGAGGAGCGGGATGAAGGGGGACGGAATGTTCCGGAACAGGACGACATCGCTCCAGAAGATCTGCACTACACCTTCGACAGGATGATCTTCACCGGAGGAAAG cccCCGACGGTGGTGTGCAGTATCTGTAAGCGAGACGGCCATCTGAAAGACGACTGTCCTGAGGACTTTAAGAAGATGGAGCTGACTCCACTGCCCCCCATGACGGAGCGTTTCAGAGAGATCCTCGATAACCTGAGCAAGCGCTGCTACG aggagcTGTCAACATCTCTGGGAGAGCAACAGAGGAGGGAACTGATTCTAGCCAGTCTGGAACGCTTCATTAGGAAAGAGTAtaatg ataaAGCCCAGCTGTGTCTGTTTGGTTCCTCTAAGAATGGTTTTGGCTTTCGCGACAGTGACCTGGACATCTGTATGACTCTGGAGGGTCACGACACAGCAGAG AACCTGAACTGTAAGGAGATCATCGAGGGACTAGCCAAGGTGCTGAAGAAACACACAG GTCTGAGGAATATTCTGCCTATAACAACCGCCAAAGTGCCTATCGTCAAGTTCGAACACAAGCAGAGCAGCTTGGAAGGAGACATCAGCCTGTACAACACACTG GCTCAGCACAACACACGTATGTTGGCCACATACGCAGCCCTTGACCCACGAGTGCAGTATCTGGGTTACACCATGAAAGTGTTTGCAAAG AGGTGTGACATTGGTGACGCGTCGAGGGGAAGTCTCTCATCTTACGCCTACATCCTCATGGTGCTGTACTTCCTTCAGCAGAGACAGCCTCCAGTCATCCCTGTCCTGCAGgag ATCTACGACGGGAGCTCCGTTCCTCAGAGGATGGTGGACGGATGGAACGCGTACTTCTTCAGCAGTCTGGATGAACTG agGTGGCGTTGGCCCGAGTTCCAGCAGAACCGTGAGACGGTCGGTGAGCTGTGGCTCGGCCTGCTGCGCTTCTACACCGAGGAGTTCGACTTTAAAGAGCACGTGATCTCCATCCGACAGCGTAAACGTCTCACCACCTTCGAGAAACAGTGGACCTCCAAGTGCATCGCCATCGAAG ATCCCTTTGACTTGAATCACAATCTGGGTGCAGGAGTCTCACGGAAaa TGACTAATTTCATCATGAAGGCATTTATTAATGGCAGGAAGTTGTTCGGAACACCATTTTATCCAAAGCTGGGAATGGAagca gattaCTTCTTCGACTCGAAGGTGCTGACGGACGGCGAGCTCGCGCCCAACGACCGCTGCTGTCGGATCTGCGGCAAGATCGGACATTATATGAAGGACTGCCCGAAAAGACGCAG aatgaagaagaaggAGAGTGATAAGGATGAAGAGGTACGTGAGGACGACAGAGAGCCGAGAGAGAGACGCTGTTTCCAATGCGGATACGTCGGACACGTCCGGAGAGAATGTCCTGATTATAGACACCTCCGACAGAGAGGAGCTCCTacacagg TTCCTCAGATGGTCCGTGCCATGGTGAGCTCTCAGGCCATCCCCATTCCTCAGAGTGGTACGTCCCACGATCGACCTGGCCGCATCAGGCAGCCATCAGAATgt TCGGACACACGTCAGACTCCTCCGTACTCGCCCCAGCCGTCTACGTTTATTCAGTCCTCCGTCTCTCCTCAGTCGTCTCAGAGCAGCAAGCCTTCACCAAGCTCATCCTCCACTCCGTCCAAATCCTCCCATCATCCCTCTCTCGCTCCTTCTGCCACTCCTCCTCAGCAGCAGgttcatctgtctctctttggcTTCACCCCATCTCAGTACATGGGTATGCTCTCACCGGGCACCTGGCCCTCTCATCCGCCCTCCTCGGGGGTAAAGTACCCAATGAGGAAGGGGCAGGGGAACGGAGGGGCGGGGCACACGCCGAACCCTGCCCCTGTTAACCTCAATGACCCCAGCATTATCTTTGCCCAGCCTGCGGGGCGGGATGGAGGGCCACACTGGCACAATCACCACCTGAACAACCCCGAGGCGATGGTGGCAAATGGCACGGTGGGGAAGTCAG CAGGCTTCCAGGCCCCGTTTGGTTCTGTAGGTCAGGTGTCCCGTACGCTCGGCCACACCGGTGCAGGTTCGATATCCGTCTCGTCCTCGTGGGGTTTCCGCATGCCACAGACGTACGTGCAGCAGTCCAACAAGCCCTTCATCTCCCAGG GTGCGGTGGCGAATCAGCACTTCCCTCTGCTGCAGTCCGGACGTCCCGTCAATCTCAGCTACATCCAACAGAAGAAATAA